In bacterium, the following are encoded in one genomic region:
- a CDS encoding PilT/PilU family type 4a pilus ATPase encodes MDIKKLFQAAVQNNASDIHIMEGVQPYFRIRGDLKRVETPALSHTDMRGVLKEVMPDNLRHDLEEFRGVDCSYQLENLARFRVVVYYQDAKLCATLRHIPVKIPSIDDLSMPETLKKIALMHRGMVLVTGITGSGKSTTLAALINELNSMEARRVITVEDPIEYRYTNKKCVISQRELGQDVGDFNTALRQALRADPDVIMVGEMRDTETIRIAIKAAETGHLLFSTLHTTGAVHSIQRIIGTFPQSEHKLLREQIAMNLKSVVTQRLLKTADGRGRCAAQEILVITGVGSKLILDERESDLPGVMGTREEGMQTMDQGIADLIREKRVTLEEGTRYCNDFYALKRFIAGISSSGDRGGILG; translated from the coding sequence ATGGACATCAAGAAACTATTCCAGGCCGCCGTCCAGAACAACGCGTCCGATATTCACATCATGGAGGGCGTCCAGCCCTACTTCCGTATCCGCGGCGATCTGAAGAGAGTGGAGACTCCGGCCCTGTCGCACACCGACATGAGAGGCGTTCTCAAGGAGGTTATGCCGGACAACTTGCGGCACGATCTGGAAGAGTTCCGCGGTGTTGACTGTTCGTATCAGTTGGAGAACCTCGCCCGCTTCCGCGTGGTCGTTTACTACCAGGATGCGAAGCTCTGCGCGACGCTGCGTCACATCCCGGTCAAGATTCCCTCCATCGACGATCTTTCGATGCCGGAGACGCTGAAGAAGATTGCCTTGATGCACCGCGGAATGGTTTTGGTCACGGGGATTACGGGTTCCGGCAAGTCGACGACTCTAGCGGCGCTCATCAACGAACTCAACTCGATGGAGGCCCGCCGAGTCATTACGGTCGAGGACCCGATCGAGTATCGCTATACGAACAAGAAGTGCGTGATCAGCCAACGCGAACTTGGCCAGGACGTCGGGGATTTCAACACCGCACTTCGCCAGGCTCTGCGTGCCGACCCGGACGTCATCATGGTTGGCGAGATGCGCGACACGGAGACCATTCGTATCGCCATCAAGGCCGCCGAGACTGGGCACTTGCTCTTCTCCACGCTGCACACGACTGGCGCTGTCCACTCGATTCAGCGAATCATCGGTACGTTCCCCCAGAGCGAACACAAGCTTCTTCGTGAGCAGATCGCTATGAACCTCAAGTCCGTCGTCACGCAACGTCTTCTCAAGACTGCCGATGGGAGGGGACGTTGTGCAGCGCAGGAGATCCTCGTCATCACCGGCGTCGGTTCAAAGCTCATTCTCGACGAGCGCGAATCCGATTTGCCCGGAGTCATGGGTACTCGCGAAGAGGGCATGCAGACCATGGACCAGGGCATCGCCGATCTCATCCGAGAGAAGCGCGTGACGCTTGAGGAAGGGACGAGGTACTGCAACGACTTCTACGCTCTGAAACGATTCATCGCCGGCATTTCGTCCTCCGGCGACCGCGGCGGCATTCTGGGCTGA
- the rplS gene encoding 50S ribosomal protein L19 encodes MHPLIREVEASYLKTDRPYFRPGDTVRVHVRIVEGNKERVQPFEGLVISIKGSGLRETFTVRRMSFNVGMERIFQLHSPRIERIEVIRRGETRRAKLYYLRARRGRKARLTERRVSAAKLAAEASVSQKATLDHAALAEQQPAAPEAPQANAPEGAESTE; translated from the coding sequence ATGCATCCGCTTATTCGCGAAGTCGAAGCCTCGTACTTGAAGACCGATCGGCCGTATTTCCGGCCCGGTGACACGGTGCGCGTTCACGTACGCATCGTGGAAGGAAACAAGGAGCGCGTGCAGCCCTTCGAAGGCCTGGTGATCTCGATCAAGGGCTCCGGCCTGCGGGAGACGTTCACCGTGCGCCGCATGTCGTTCAACGTCGGCATGGAGCGCATCTTCCAGTTGCACAGCCCGCGCATCGAGCGCATCGAGGTCATCCGTCGCGGTGAAACACGTCGCGCCAAGCTGTACTACCTGCGCGCACGCCGTGGACGGAAGGCGCGTCTGACCGAGCGCCGCGTTTCGGCCGCCAAGCTGGCCGCCGAGGCGTCGGTTTCTCAGAAGGCCACGCTGGACCACGCAGCCCTCGCCGAGCAACAGCCCGCCGCCCCCGAGGCGCCGCAGGCCAATGCGCCGGAAGGGGCCGAGAGCACCGAGTAA
- a CDS encoding formylglycine-generating enzyme family protein, with translation MRSRSISSTCHSWGRFAAFILAIGLLSVPTVLTAQTKAGEEVSVMLPGDIPLQLIRIPAGTFTMGAPEGELGAEADEQPAHQVTLSQYYIGKYEITKAQWEAIMGTEPWSGSAYDLDYPNTPAINITFQNANVFIGALNAHADSTGQGHLAFRLPTEAEWERACRAMETERYYWGNDSGNERVRDYACYNGDKVIGGDLVGVRLPNAYGVYDMAGNVEEWCSDWYDYDYYSNPDTVNPTGPATGDLIVVRGGSWGDSSDMCRSASRRGAAASTNFSDLGFRVVADVSALTPHPDPDPYVDYDFVDHDAWTAHVFGNLGDAQFNEATGYPGTLDISSTDGDYQAGIWQSPVFILQEETSRHGDAFRAFDARTVYKADFRIMSNLTTPSLVPQIRMRATAEESLNTTLLTIESNGDSAYSPTPTGHDYSLLFQPAEPNTLFRLQFDLVNNNPLDASVATIMLDSTSVTAVPEEQWADPRTERVYDFESDVNGWITAEYAELFAVPEFAYDATNGRLGLSAQPAEGYMFGFWGSSLDPANNVTIEPGRLYFAEFTVSTDIENTKLLPTFRLRLNESQFRTGQLLNLPPSGLTPDVPSIGNPKTYRVFFPSYMGEGGNLYCSFDLLAIPQAQYVDFDGSVFLDRVEVRSVPIPEQTRTVMLPGDVPLELIRLPAGSFMMGAYPDEDEAFSDEYPRHQVRFSRDVYMGRYEVTKAQWEALIGTQPWSQAAYISWDPNSPAVVINLDSAKYFAEQLTTYVRANDSQFSLARLPTEAEWEYACRAGSIARYPWGNDPDYSEIDDFAWHYYNRLDYAEVGGRKLPNAWGFYDMIGNAWEWCGGWYGSRYYDVMPEVDPPGSIKAPSSGLAAVCKGGSWTHLPPNMRSATRGVVNVYSANPSNGFRIVLVP, from the coding sequence ATGAGAAGTCGTTCCATTTCAAGCACGTGTCATTCGTGGGGCCGATTTGCGGCCTTCATTCTTGCCATTGGGCTGCTGTCAGTTCCCACCGTCTTGACGGCTCAAACGAAGGCAGGGGAGGAAGTCAGCGTGATGCTTCCCGGCGATATTCCGCTGCAACTCATCCGCATTCCAGCTGGAACATTTACGATGGGTGCCCCGGAGGGGGAACTGGGCGCTGAGGCGGATGAGCAGCCCGCTCATCAGGTCACGCTGTCGCAATATTACATTGGGAAGTACGAAATCACAAAAGCCCAATGGGAGGCGATCATGGGCACGGAGCCATGGAGTGGCTCCGCCTATGATCTGGACTATCCCAACACGCCGGCGATCAATATTACCTTCCAGAATGCAAACGTCTTCATCGGAGCTCTGAATGCCCACGCCGATTCGACAGGCCAGGGACATCTGGCCTTTAGATTGCCGACCGAGGCTGAATGGGAGCGTGCATGCCGTGCCATGGAAACTGAGAGATACTACTGGGGCAACGATTCTGGGAATGAGCGGGTGAGAGACTATGCCTGCTACAACGGCGATAAGGTAATTGGGGGCGACCTTGTTGGCGTCCGGCTCCCGAATGCCTACGGCGTGTACGACATGGCAGGAAACGTCGAAGAGTGGTGTTCCGATTGGTATGACTACGACTACTATTCGAATCCCGATACCGTGAACCCGACTGGCCCAGCAACGGGCGACCTCATCGTCGTCCGTGGCGGCAGTTGGGGGGATTCCTCAGACATGTGCCGCAGTGCGAGTCGAAGGGGAGCCGCAGCCTCCACCAACTTCAGCGACTTGGGCTTCCGGGTTGTCGCTGATGTTTCCGCACTCACGCCGCATCCTGATCCAGATCCTTATGTCGACTACGATTTCGTGGACCACGACGCCTGGACAGCCCATGTGTTTGGCAACCTCGGCGACGCGCAGTTCAATGAAGCCACCGGATACCCCGGCACATTGGACATTTCTTCGACCGACGGTGATTACCAGGCCGGAATCTGGCAATCTCCTGTGTTTATTCTTCAGGAGGAGACTTCACGCCATGGGGACGCGTTCCGCGCGTTCGATGCCCGCACGGTTTATAAAGCCGACTTTCGCATCATGAGCAATCTCACAACCCCGAGTCTGGTACCCCAGATTCGTATGCGTGCAACCGCGGAGGAGAGTCTCAACACGACTCTTCTTACCATCGAGTCGAATGGAGACTCGGCGTACTCTCCGACTCCCACCGGACATGACTATTCGCTGCTCTTTCAGCCCGCGGAGCCAAACACGCTCTTCCGCTTGCAGTTCGATCTCGTGAACAACAATCCGCTGGATGCTTCGGTCGCGACGATCATGTTGGACAGCACATCGGTCACGGCCGTTCCCGAGGAACAGTGGGCAGATCCCCGAACGGAGCGCGTCTACGATTTCGAAAGCGATGTGAATGGCTGGATCACCGCGGAGTACGCCGAGTTGTTTGCCGTTCCCGAATTTGCGTACGATGCGACGAATGGTCGACTGGGACTCTCCGCACAACCTGCGGAAGGATACATGTTTGGATTCTGGGGATCGAGTCTGGACCCGGCTAACAATGTGACGATTGAACCCGGCCGGCTCTACTTCGCGGAATTCACCGTCAGCACTGACATCGAGAACACAAAGCTGCTTCCGACATTCCGCCTGCGGCTCAATGAATCGCAATTCCGGACGGGCCAACTGCTCAACCTTCCACCTTCCGGACTGACTCCGGACGTGCCGTCTATCGGCAACCCCAAGACGTACCGAGTCTTCTTCCCGTCGTACATGGGTGAGGGCGGCAATCTTTATTGCTCGTTCGACCTGTTGGCGATTCCGCAAGCTCAGTATGTCGATTTCGATGGGTCCGTATTCTTGGATCGTGTTGAGGTGCGCTCGGTTCCGATTCCCGAGCAGACCAGGACGGTCATGCTGCCGGGCGATGTCCCTCTGGAACTGATTCGCCTGCCGGCAGGGTCATTCATGATGGGCGCCTATCCGGATGAGGATGAGGCGTTCAGCGACGAGTATCCCCGTCATCAGGTTCGTTTCAGCCGCGACGTCTACATGGGGCGCTATGAAGTGACGAAGGCGCAGTGGGAGGCGCTCATCGGTACGCAGCCGTGGTCGCAGGCGGCATACATCTCCTGGGATCCGAATAGCCCTGCGGTCGTAATCAATCTCGATTCCGCCAAGTACTTCGCAGAGCAACTGACGACATACGTTCGAGCAAACGACAGCCAATTCTCGCTGGCGCGTCTGCCAACCGAGGCGGAGTGGGAATACGCGTGCCGCGCGGGTTCAATTGCACGCTACCCCTGGGGCAACGATCCCGATTACTCTGAGATCGATGACTTTGCGTGGCACTACTACAATCGGTTGGACTACGCCGAGGTGGGTGGTAGGAAGTTGCCAAACGCCTGGGGATTCTACGACATGATCGGGAATGCCTGGGAATGGTGCGGCGGTTGGTACGGCTCGCGATACTACGATGTCATGCCGGAGGTCGACCCTCCCGGATCGATCAAGGCCCCAAGCAGTGGGCTCGCAGCAGTCTGCAAAGGTGGAAGTTGGACACATCTGCCGCCCAATATGCGTTCTGCCACGAGAGGCGTTGTTAACGTGTACAGCGCGAATCCCTCGAACGGGTTCCGGATTGTTCTCGTTCCGTAG